Proteins co-encoded in one Podarcis muralis chromosome 12, rPodMur119.hap1.1, whole genome shotgun sequence genomic window:
- the LOC114607276 gene encoding uncharacterized protein LOC114607276, with translation MDEQDSSGTEAGKLSAFKIGSRFWENSVQKILGEEDTLCSDVQSQQLRQLCHQETEGPRELCNRLYHLDCQWLKPERHTKAEMLDLVVLEQFLAVLPPQMESWVRECGAETSSQAVALAEGFLLSQAEERKQAEQQEKDLFAEMGPDSSGAEKTRLNTRELTLGDRRMPARPPHSSFHCGGGETVAVEPDEGLVCFEDIAVHFTDEEWALLDPDQRALHKEVMEENCGIMDSLNGDELEIKNRGDHDELHPVENPYEVLDSGESLSESSHSTSHQINPTGKTLYQCLECGSSFTRKESLTSHQRIHTGEKPYQCLECGKSFSRNSHLTSHQRTHSGEKPYQCQECGNSFTRKESLTSHLRIHTGEKPYQCLECGKSFSRKENVTSHQRIHTGMKPYQCLECGKSFSRKKSFISHQISHTWEKPYQCFDCGNSFNTSTNFHNHESSHLGEKTFQCQECGKCFTWKKSLISHQRIHTGEKPYQCLECGKSFSQSAHLTSHQRSHSGEKPYQCLECGKYFSRKESLTSHQRIHTGEKPYQCLECGKSFSRKESLTAHQIIHTSEEPYQCLECGKSFNISTNFCQHQRIHSGEKPYQWLCTNLILEDFN, from the exons atggatgagcaagattcATCTGGAACTGAAGCAGGAAAACTCAGTGCCTTCAAAATTGGGAGcagattctgggaaaactctgtgcagaagatcctgggtgaggaggacactctCTGCTCAgatgtgcagagccagcagctcagGCAGTTGTGCCACCAGGAGACTGAAGGACCCCGAGAGCTTTGCAaccgactctaccaccttgactgtcagtggctgaagccagaaaggcacacgaaagctgagatgctggacctggtggtcttggagcagttcctggctgttcTTCCACcacagatggagagctgggtgagggaatgtggagcggagaccagttcccaggcggtggccctggccgaaggattcctcctgagtcaggcagaggagaggaagcaggcagagcagcag GAAAAGGATCTGTTTGCAGAAATGGGCCCAGATTCCTCTGGGGCAGAGAAGACTCGACTGAACACCAGAGAGTTgacactgg GTGACAgaaggatgccggcaagacctcctcATTCATCTTTTCATTGTGGTGGAGGGGAAACagtggctgtggaaccagatgaG ggtCTAGTATGCTTTGAAGATATAGCTGTTCATTTcacagacgaggagtgggcgttgctggatcctgaccagagagctctgcataaggaagtcatggaggagaattgtgGGATCATGGACTCTCTCA atggtgatgaattggaaattaagAACAGGGGAGACCATGACGAACTCCATCCAGTGGAGAATCCGTATGAAGTTTTGGATTCTGGAGAGAGCCTGAGTGAGAGCTCCCATTCtacttcccatcaaataaatcCCACTGGGAAGACACtctatcaatgcttggaatgtggaagcaGCTTCACTCggaaggaaagtctcacttcccatcaaagaattcatacaggggagaaaccctatcagtgtttggagtgtggaaagagcttcagtcggaactcccatcttacttcccatcaaagaactcatagcggggagaaaccatatcaatgccaagagtgtggaaatagcttcactcggaaggaaagtctcacttcccatcttagaattcatacaggtgagaaaccatatcagtgcttggaatgtggaaagagcttcagccggaAGGAAAatgtcacttcccatcaaagaattcatacagggatgAAACCATATCAatgcctggaatgtgggaagagcttcagtcggaagaaaagtttcatttcccatcaaataaGTCATAcatgggagaaaccatatcagtgctttgaCTGTGGAAACAGCTTTAATACAAGCACAAACTTTCATAATCATGAAAGTAGTCACCTTGGGGAGAAAACATTTCAATGCcaagaatgtggaaagtgcttcacctGGAAGAAaagtctcatttcccatcaaagaattcatacaggggagaaaccctatcagtgcttggaatgtggaaagagcttcagtcagagtgcccatctcacttcccatcaaagatcTCACAgtggggaaaaaccctatcagtgcttagaatgtggaaagtaCTTTAGCCggaaggaaagtctcacttcccatcaaagaattcatacgggagagaaaccctatcagtgcttggaatgtggaaagagcttcagtcggaaagaAAGTCTCACtgcccatcaaataattcatacatcggaggaaccatatcagtgcttggaatgtgggaagagctttaatATAAGCACAAACTTCTGTCAACACCAGAGAATTCAtagtggggagaaaccatatcaatggCTGTGTACAAATTTGATTTTAGAAGACTTTAATTAG
- the LOC114607265 gene encoding uncharacterized protein LOC114607265 isoform X2, translating to MAISDGAVEIPALGRPFQLGMLYDCRKDALIPGVTLWDPDSLRKDLSIQRQPKTEIEIIASDSIEDKTSALNASASLRVSFLGGLVEVEGSGKFLEDTKKFGQQTRVTLQYKATTKYAQLTMSHLGIQNISYPSVFEHGVATHVVTAILYGAQAFFVFDREVSSSESVKKIEAELRGAIQLFIVSAEGKLAFKTTERERNYTEKFRCKFHGDFVLERNPVTFQDAMQTYAILPAMLGKDGERAVPVTVWLYPLTKLDSQAAKMVREISLALVFDSQAIMEQLNEIRMRCNDLTNTRIANIFPEIKMKIKRFKDLCKQHRQTFQKHLAGILPSIRGGGKMEQALVEIFISINQSPFNSQRLNEFLDAKEREIILVNSYLNILHGMEVISSKNKLEEIVLSPANEFVLTFTFNSLHDEEPFLASLQQWLQNPARGQTEHWKAWFEQRERTRKARKAAKSIMDFAQVNESNGKTRFLVASVPDQDNPGASIYLYEDGEMVNSNFELPSKPLPPLVSLIGYDHVQLTFQPAEYGRTSISSYQVEYKIAGEGNWEIVNTENSQETFQVRGLKPDSEYQFRYSARSKPGLSETSDLSRSVQTLPTSPPGKPRVIIAESSKISLVWQSPKVIGADIQEYKVEYRGLVGDKDRWNEKRTGARTESCQLDGLKPHRTYRLRVSAVCFDGAESEPSEETEISTAMEEEEDGANILARKYLQESTPVEDGQPSVYVLPLEATSDQSAPVQTYQLGKENMQVPNKVIVMMGATGSGKTTLVNAMINHILGVQWEDDFRFKLIQAESQSSEVTAYVVHHQKGFEVPYSLTFIDTPGFGDMGGRKQYKRITKQIREFFSTPGGTDHVDVICIVLQASSAALTRAQKYAFDSVLSIFGTDIRNNIQILITFADGHSLPVLEAMKKEDVPCIKDSSGSPVHFKFSNSALFASNSEENEGNLNPNDKFWKMSTASMKTFFDTLSLLDSESLTLTKEVLRERKELEAITEGLQPQIRAALGKLEELRKTRQALEEHKSEMAANINFEFEVEKSVPGKEDISAAGRFTTNCMNCHYTCHYPCPIRRDEGKRRCVAINANTGKCNVCPGRCVWKMHFNQKYLFEYKVTKEIKSYDELKRKYEDASGEAMTPEKVLGNLNQEYKEAKQALEDLIQKSSQSLQRLHQIGLKPNLLSTQEYIDLLIISEEQDLKPGCQERIQLLKEVRESAELRENVASKEPLLLEEEDLYKDSEMERRSALQARFRKFVCF from the exons ATGGCCATTTCAGATGGAGCGGTTGAAATACCAGCGTTGGGCCGCCCATTTCAGCTTGGGATGCTGTATGACTGCCGCAAAGATGCCCTCATCCCAG GGGTCACCCTTTGGGACCCGGACTCACTTCGGAAGGACTTGAGTATCCAAAGGCAGCCCAAGACTGAAATTGAGATCATTGCTTCTGATTCCATTGAAGATAAGACCTCTGCCCTCAATGCCTCAGCATCACTCAGAGTCAGTTTTCTGGGGGGACTGGTTGAAGTGGAAGGATCAGGCAAATTCCTTGAAGACACCAAAAAGTTTGGGCAACAGACCAGAGTCACTCTGCAGTACAAAGCTACCACGAAATATGCTCAACTGACGATGAGCCATTTGGGAATCCAAAACATCTCTTACCCATCTGTATTTGAGCATGGCGTGGCTACTCACGTTGTCACTGCCATCTTGTATGGCGCCCAGGCTTTTTTTGTATTTGACCGAGAAGTCTCTTCTTCTGAGTCTGTAAAAAAGATAGAAGCAGAACTCCGAGGTGCAATCCAGCTCTTTATAGTCTCTGCTGAAGGGAAACTGGCCTTCAAAAcaacagagagggagaggaactACACTGAGAAGTTCCGCTGCAAATTCCATGGAGATTTTGTTCTGGAGAGGAATCCAGTGACTTTCCAAGATGCCATGCAAACATATGCCATCCTTCCTGCAATGCTGGGGAAGGACGGGGAGAGGGCTGTTCCTGTAACCGTTTGGCTGTACCCACTGACCAAGCTGGATTCCCAAGCAGCTAAGATGGTGCGTGAGATCAGCTTGGCCCTGGTCTTTGATAGTCAAGCCATCATGGAGCAACTGAATGAAATCAGGATGAGATGTAATGACTTGACAAACACCCGCATTGCGAACATCTTCCCGGAAATAAAGATGAAAATCAAGAGATTCAAGGATTTGTGCAAGCAACACAGGCAGACTTTCCAGAAACAcctggcaggaatcctgcctTCTATCAGAGGAGGGGGTAAAATGGAACAAGCATTGGTGGAGATCTTCATTTCCATTAACCAGTCTCCCTTCAACAGCCAAAGACTCAACGAGTTTCTGGATGCCAAGGAACGAGAGATTATTTTGGTGAACTCTTACCTTAATATTCTACATGGGATGGAAGTCATCTCCTCCAAGAACAAACTGGAAGAAATAGTGCTAAGCCCTGCAAATGAGTTTGTTCTCACATTTACCTTCAATTCTTTACATGACGAGGAACCATTTTTAGCCAGCTTACAACAATGGCTTCAGAACCCAGCAAGAGGACAGACAGAGCATTGGAAAGCCTGGTTTGAGCAAAGAGAGAGAACCCGAAAAGCTCGAAAAGCTGCCAAATCTATTATGGATTTTGCCCAAGTCAATGAATCCAATGGGAAGACCCGGTTCCTTGTGGCTTCTGTCCCAGATCAGGACAACCCAGGAGCTTCCATTTACCTCTATGAAGATGGAGAGATGGTCAACAGCAACTTTGAGCTGCCCTCAAAACCTCTCCCTCCCCTGGTTAGCCTAATTGGATATGACCATGTGCAGCTGACATTTCAACCCGCAGAGTATGGGAGGACTTCAATCTCCAGCTATCAGGTAGAATACAAGATTGCAGGAGAAGGAAACTGGGAGATTGTGAATACAGAGAACAGTCAGGAGACATTCCAAGTGAGAGGGTTGAAGCCAGACTCAGAATACCAATTCCGATACAGCGCTAGGAGCAAACCAGGACTTAGTGAGACTAGTGATTTGAGTAGATCTGTACAGACACTTCCTACCAGCCCTCCTGGGAAACCGAGAGTGATAATCGCAGAGTCTTCCAAAATCAGTCTTGTCTGGCAGAGCCCAAAGGTCATTGGAGCTGATATACAGGAGTACAAAGTGGAGTACAGGGGGCTGGTGGGCGATAAGGACAGATGGAATGAAAAAAGAACCGGGGCAAGAACAGAGTCCTGCCAGCTGGATGGACTGAAGCCTCACAGAACCTACAGACTTAGAGTCTCAGCTGTATGTtttgatggggctgagagtgagcCCAGTGAAGAGACTGAGATTTCCACagcaatggaagaagaagaagacggggCAAATATACTAGCTCGAAAATACCTCCAGGAAAGCACCCCGGTGGAAGATGGGCAACCATCCGTGTATGTACTTCCCCTGGAGGCCACCTCAGATCAATCGGCCCCCGTCCAAACATACCAGCTAGGAAAAGAGAACATGCAGGTCCCCAACAAAGTTATTGTGATGATGGGGGCAACAGGGTCAGGGAAAACCACTCTCGTCAATGCCATGATCAATCATATCCTGGGTGTGCAATGGGAAGATGATTTCCGATTCAAACTCATTCAGGCTGAAAGTCAGTCCTCAGAAGTGACCGCCTACGTAGTGCACCACCAGAAGGGTTTTGAAGTCCCTTATTCTCTCACTTTCATTGACACTCCAGGATTTGGAGACATGGGAGGTAGGAAGCAGTACAAACGGATAACAAAGCAGATCCGGGAGTTTTTCTCCACCCCGGGAGGAACGGATCATGTCGATGTCATCTGTATTGTACTTCAGGCCTCCAGTGCTGCCTTAACTCGTGCCCAGAAATACGCCTTTGACTCTGTGCTCTCCATTTTTGGGACAGATATAAGGAACAACATCCAGATCCTGATCACCTTTGCAGATGGACATTCTCTTCCTGTTTTGGAAGCCATGAAGAAGGAGGATGTGCCATGCATTAAAGATTCCAGTGGTAGCCCAGTTCATTTCAAATTCAGCAATTCAGCTCTGTTTGCCAGCAATTCTGAAGAGAATGAAGGGAACCTAAATCCTAATGACAAGTTCTGGAAAATGAGCACTGCAAGCATGAAGACATTTTTTGACACATTAAGCTTACTAGACAGTGAAAGTTTAACTCTGACAAAGGAAGTGCTCAGGGAACGGAAGGAGCTAGAAGCCATCACAGAAGGGTTGCAGCCCCAAATCAGAGCTGCCCTTGGAAAGCTGGAAGAGTTGAGGAAGACGAGGCAAGCTCTGGAGGAACACAAGTCTGAGATGGCAGCCAACATAAACTTTGAGTTTGAAGTAGAAAAATCTGTGCCAGGGAAGGAAGACATCTCTGCCGCTGGAAGATTCACAACCAATTGCATGAACTGTCACTACACCTGCCATTATCCTTGCCCGATCCGGAGAGATGAGGGCAAGCGCCGTTGTGTAGCTATCAATGCAAATACGGGAAAATGCAATGTCTGTCCTGGCCGCTGTGTATGGAAGATGCACTTCAATCAGAAATACCTGTTTGAATATAAAGTAACAAAAGAGATTAAGTCCTATGATGAGTTGAAGCGAAAGTATGAAGACGCCTCTGGAGAGGCGATGACCCCAGAGAAGGTGCTTGGAAATCTCAACCAGGAATACAAAGAGGCTAAGCAAGCCTTAGAAGACCTCATCCAGAAATCATCTCAAAGCCTCCAGCGCTTGCATCAAATTGGATTGAAGCCCAACCTGCTCTCCACTCAAGAATACATTGACCTGCTCATCATTTCAGAAGAGCAGGATCTGAAGCCTGGATGCCAGGAGAGAATCCAATTGCTGAAGGAAGTGAGGGAATCGGCTGAGCTAAGAGAAAACGTTGCAAGCAAGGAGCCtctgctgctggaggaggaggatctGTACAAAGACAGTGAAATGGAAAGGCGTTCTGccctgcaggccagatttaggaagtttgtttgcttttga
- the LOC114607265 gene encoding uncharacterized protein LOC114607265 isoform X1 has protein sequence MASLVPPFVLSHSTSIKICPASFTSLVSCREAKGEGRAIWTKAMAISDGAVEIPALGRPFQLGMLYDCRKDALIPGVTLWDPDSLRKDLSIQRQPKTEIEIIASDSIEDKTSALNASASLRVSFLGGLVEVEGSGKFLEDTKKFGQQTRVTLQYKATTKYAQLTMSHLGIQNISYPSVFEHGVATHVVTAILYGAQAFFVFDREVSSSESVKKIEAELRGAIQLFIVSAEGKLAFKTTERERNYTEKFRCKFHGDFVLERNPVTFQDAMQTYAILPAMLGKDGERAVPVTVWLYPLTKLDSQAAKMVREISLALVFDSQAIMEQLNEIRMRCNDLTNTRIANIFPEIKMKIKRFKDLCKQHRQTFQKHLAGILPSIRGGGKMEQALVEIFISINQSPFNSQRLNEFLDAKEREIILVNSYLNILHGMEVISSKNKLEEIVLSPANEFVLTFTFNSLHDEEPFLASLQQWLQNPARGQTEHWKAWFEQRERTRKARKAAKSIMDFAQVNESNGKTRFLVASVPDQDNPGASIYLYEDGEMVNSNFELPSKPLPPLVSLIGYDHVQLTFQPAEYGRTSISSYQVEYKIAGEGNWEIVNTENSQETFQVRGLKPDSEYQFRYSARSKPGLSETSDLSRSVQTLPTSPPGKPRVIIAESSKISLVWQSPKVIGADIQEYKVEYRGLVGDKDRWNEKRTGARTESCQLDGLKPHRTYRLRVSAVCFDGAESEPSEETEISTAMEEEEDGANILARKYLQESTPVEDGQPSVYVLPLEATSDQSAPVQTYQLGKENMQVPNKVIVMMGATGSGKTTLVNAMINHILGVQWEDDFRFKLIQAESQSSEVTAYVVHHQKGFEVPYSLTFIDTPGFGDMGGRKQYKRITKQIREFFSTPGGTDHVDVICIVLQASSAALTRAQKYAFDSVLSIFGTDIRNNIQILITFADGHSLPVLEAMKKEDVPCIKDSSGSPVHFKFSNSALFASNSEENEGNLNPNDKFWKMSTASMKTFFDTLSLLDSESLTLTKEVLRERKELEAITEGLQPQIRAALGKLEELRKTRQALEEHKSEMAANINFEFEVEKSVPGKEDISAAGRFTTNCMNCHYTCHYPCPIRRDEGKRRCVAINANTGKCNVCPGRCVWKMHFNQKYLFEYKVTKEIKSYDELKRKYEDASGEAMTPEKVLGNLNQEYKEAKQALEDLIQKSSQSLQRLHQIGLKPNLLSTQEYIDLLIISEEQDLKPGCQERIQLLKEVRESAELRENVASKEPLLLEEEDLYKDSEMERRSALQARFRKFVCF, from the exons ATGGCATCACTAGTTCCTCCCTTTGTCCTCTCACACTCCACATCCATTAAAATCTGTCCTGCCTCCTTCACATCTCTTGTTTCTTGCAGGGAGgcaaagggagaagggagagcGATTTGGACCAAAGCCATGGCCATTTCAGATGGAGCGGTTGAAATACCAGCGTTGGGCCGCCCATTTCAGCTTGGGATGCTGTATGACTGCCGCAAAGATGCCCTCATCCCAG GGGTCACCCTTTGGGACCCGGACTCACTTCGGAAGGACTTGAGTATCCAAAGGCAGCCCAAGACTGAAATTGAGATCATTGCTTCTGATTCCATTGAAGATAAGACCTCTGCCCTCAATGCCTCAGCATCACTCAGAGTCAGTTTTCTGGGGGGACTGGTTGAAGTGGAAGGATCAGGCAAATTCCTTGAAGACACCAAAAAGTTTGGGCAACAGACCAGAGTCACTCTGCAGTACAAAGCTACCACGAAATATGCTCAACTGACGATGAGCCATTTGGGAATCCAAAACATCTCTTACCCATCTGTATTTGAGCATGGCGTGGCTACTCACGTTGTCACTGCCATCTTGTATGGCGCCCAGGCTTTTTTTGTATTTGACCGAGAAGTCTCTTCTTCTGAGTCTGTAAAAAAGATAGAAGCAGAACTCCGAGGTGCAATCCAGCTCTTTATAGTCTCTGCTGAAGGGAAACTGGCCTTCAAAAcaacagagagggagaggaactACACTGAGAAGTTCCGCTGCAAATTCCATGGAGATTTTGTTCTGGAGAGGAATCCAGTGACTTTCCAAGATGCCATGCAAACATATGCCATCCTTCCTGCAATGCTGGGGAAGGACGGGGAGAGGGCTGTTCCTGTAACCGTTTGGCTGTACCCACTGACCAAGCTGGATTCCCAAGCAGCTAAGATGGTGCGTGAGATCAGCTTGGCCCTGGTCTTTGATAGTCAAGCCATCATGGAGCAACTGAATGAAATCAGGATGAGATGTAATGACTTGACAAACACCCGCATTGCGAACATCTTCCCGGAAATAAAGATGAAAATCAAGAGATTCAAGGATTTGTGCAAGCAACACAGGCAGACTTTCCAGAAACAcctggcaggaatcctgcctTCTATCAGAGGAGGGGGTAAAATGGAACAAGCATTGGTGGAGATCTTCATTTCCATTAACCAGTCTCCCTTCAACAGCCAAAGACTCAACGAGTTTCTGGATGCCAAGGAACGAGAGATTATTTTGGTGAACTCTTACCTTAATATTCTACATGGGATGGAAGTCATCTCCTCCAAGAACAAACTGGAAGAAATAGTGCTAAGCCCTGCAAATGAGTTTGTTCTCACATTTACCTTCAATTCTTTACATGACGAGGAACCATTTTTAGCCAGCTTACAACAATGGCTTCAGAACCCAGCAAGAGGACAGACAGAGCATTGGAAAGCCTGGTTTGAGCAAAGAGAGAGAACCCGAAAAGCTCGAAAAGCTGCCAAATCTATTATGGATTTTGCCCAAGTCAATGAATCCAATGGGAAGACCCGGTTCCTTGTGGCTTCTGTCCCAGATCAGGACAACCCAGGAGCTTCCATTTACCTCTATGAAGATGGAGAGATGGTCAACAGCAACTTTGAGCTGCCCTCAAAACCTCTCCCTCCCCTGGTTAGCCTAATTGGATATGACCATGTGCAGCTGACATTTCAACCCGCAGAGTATGGGAGGACTTCAATCTCCAGCTATCAGGTAGAATACAAGATTGCAGGAGAAGGAAACTGGGAGATTGTGAATACAGAGAACAGTCAGGAGACATTCCAAGTGAGAGGGTTGAAGCCAGACTCAGAATACCAATTCCGATACAGCGCTAGGAGCAAACCAGGACTTAGTGAGACTAGTGATTTGAGTAGATCTGTACAGACACTTCCTACCAGCCCTCCTGGGAAACCGAGAGTGATAATCGCAGAGTCTTCCAAAATCAGTCTTGTCTGGCAGAGCCCAAAGGTCATTGGAGCTGATATACAGGAGTACAAAGTGGAGTACAGGGGGCTGGTGGGCGATAAGGACAGATGGAATGAAAAAAGAACCGGGGCAAGAACAGAGTCCTGCCAGCTGGATGGACTGAAGCCTCACAGAACCTACAGACTTAGAGTCTCAGCTGTATGTtttgatggggctgagagtgagcCCAGTGAAGAGACTGAGATTTCCACagcaatggaagaagaagaagacggggCAAATATACTAGCTCGAAAATACCTCCAGGAAAGCACCCCGGTGGAAGATGGGCAACCATCCGTGTATGTACTTCCCCTGGAGGCCACCTCAGATCAATCGGCCCCCGTCCAAACATACCAGCTAGGAAAAGAGAACATGCAGGTCCCCAACAAAGTTATTGTGATGATGGGGGCAACAGGGTCAGGGAAAACCACTCTCGTCAATGCCATGATCAATCATATCCTGGGTGTGCAATGGGAAGATGATTTCCGATTCAAACTCATTCAGGCTGAAAGTCAGTCCTCAGAAGTGACCGCCTACGTAGTGCACCACCAGAAGGGTTTTGAAGTCCCTTATTCTCTCACTTTCATTGACACTCCAGGATTTGGAGACATGGGAGGTAGGAAGCAGTACAAACGGATAACAAAGCAGATCCGGGAGTTTTTCTCCACCCCGGGAGGAACGGATCATGTCGATGTCATCTGTATTGTACTTCAGGCCTCCAGTGCTGCCTTAACTCGTGCCCAGAAATACGCCTTTGACTCTGTGCTCTCCATTTTTGGGACAGATATAAGGAACAACATCCAGATCCTGATCACCTTTGCAGATGGACATTCTCTTCCTGTTTTGGAAGCCATGAAGAAGGAGGATGTGCCATGCATTAAAGATTCCAGTGGTAGCCCAGTTCATTTCAAATTCAGCAATTCAGCTCTGTTTGCCAGCAATTCTGAAGAGAATGAAGGGAACCTAAATCCTAATGACAAGTTCTGGAAAATGAGCACTGCAAGCATGAAGACATTTTTTGACACATTAAGCTTACTAGACAGTGAAAGTTTAACTCTGACAAAGGAAGTGCTCAGGGAACGGAAGGAGCTAGAAGCCATCACAGAAGGGTTGCAGCCCCAAATCAGAGCTGCCCTTGGAAAGCTGGAAGAGTTGAGGAAGACGAGGCAAGCTCTGGAGGAACACAAGTCTGAGATGGCAGCCAACATAAACTTTGAGTTTGAAGTAGAAAAATCTGTGCCAGGGAAGGAAGACATCTCTGCCGCTGGAAGATTCACAACCAATTGCATGAACTGTCACTACACCTGCCATTATCCTTGCCCGATCCGGAGAGATGAGGGCAAGCGCCGTTGTGTAGCTATCAATGCAAATACGGGAAAATGCAATGTCTGTCCTGGCCGCTGTGTATGGAAGATGCACTTCAATCAGAAATACCTGTTTGAATATAAAGTAACAAAAGAGATTAAGTCCTATGATGAGTTGAAGCGAAAGTATGAAGACGCCTCTGGAGAGGCGATGACCCCAGAGAAGGTGCTTGGAAATCTCAACCAGGAATACAAAGAGGCTAAGCAAGCCTTAGAAGACCTCATCCAGAAATCATCTCAAAGCCTCCAGCGCTTGCATCAAATTGGATTGAAGCCCAACCTGCTCTCCACTCAAGAATACATTGACCTGCTCATCATTTCAGAAGAGCAGGATCTGAAGCCTGGATGCCAGGAGAGAATCCAATTGCTGAAGGAAGTGAGGGAATCGGCTGAGCTAAGAGAAAACGTTGCAAGCAAGGAGCCtctgctgctggaggaggaggatctGTACAAAGACAGTGAAATGGAAAGGCGTTCTGccctgcaggccagatttaggaagtttgtttgcttttga